In one window of Synechococcus sp. PCC 7335 DNA:
- the mobQ gene encoding MobQ family relaxase, producing MSCAGALPLDPTGVPHLLDMAIYSFRMQVIGRSAGRSATAAAAYRSGEQVKDERTGKEHDYTGKSDIYDNEILKPKNAPERYADREALWNEVEQREKRKDSQLCNEVMVALPAELTHEQKQQLIREYVQSEFVEQGMIADIGYHDFDSHNPHAHIMLTMRSVDEDGFGKKKREWNRRDAVKDYREHWAEYANRALERAGHEARIDHRSLKEQGIEREPQIHLGAQVLEMEARGVRTRVGDESRRISKVNRDIARRQKACEKVQADIKDEQRDEQQRSQQLPTLEHQSSTEQTKTQKPQEETQKKAQQRDQQIEKQRQCSQTQQRQQKRERKKQKDQGYGY from the coding sequence TCCGCATGCAGGTAATCGGTCGCAGCGCTGGGCGAAGCGCGACAGCGGCAGCTGCATATCGTTCGGGTGAGCAAGTGAAAGACGAACGCACTGGCAAAGAACACGACTATACGGGCAAAAGCGATATCTACGATAACGAAATCCTCAAACCTAAAAACGCGCCCGAGCGATACGCAGATCGTGAGGCGCTATGGAACGAAGTTGAACAGCGAGAAAAACGAAAAGACTCTCAGCTATGTAATGAAGTGATGGTGGCCTTACCCGCCGAACTCACCCATGAGCAGAAACAACAACTCATCCGTGAGTATGTGCAGAGTGAATTCGTCGAGCAAGGGATGATAGCGGACATCGGCTATCACGATTTCGACAGTCATAACCCGCACGCGCACATCATGCTGACGATGCGCTCAGTGGATGAAGATGGCTTCGGTAAAAAGAAGCGCGAATGGAATCGGCGAGATGCGGTAAAGGACTACCGAGAGCATTGGGCTGAGTACGCTAACCGGGCGCTAGAGCGAGCAGGCCACGAGGCGAGAATTGACCACCGCAGTCTAAAAGAGCAGGGCATCGAACGCGAGCCACAGATCCATCTCGGTGCCCAAGTCCTGGAGATGGAAGCCAGAGGCGTTCGGACGCGAGTCGGTGACGAATCACGCCGCATCAGCAAAGTGAACCGCGACATCGCCCGCAGACAAAAAGCCTGTGAAAAAGTGCAGGCCGACATTAAAGACGAGCAACGTGATGAGCAGCAGAGATCGCAGCAGCTACCAACACTAGAACATCAATCATCTACTGAGCAAACCAAAACCCAAAAGCCGCAGGAGGAGACCCAGAAAAAAGCGCAACAGCGAGACCAGCAGATCGAAAAACAGCGCCAGTGCAGTCAGACGCAGCAGCGTCAGCAAAAGCGAGAGCGAAAGAAGCAGAAAGACCAAGGATACGGATACTAA